The following proteins are encoded in a genomic region of Nicotiana sylvestris chromosome 4, ASM39365v2, whole genome shotgun sequence:
- the LOC138889769 gene encoding uncharacterized protein, with translation MKSCHLHCCDIAQLCAHQGATPYLLVYGTEAVIPAEVEIPSLRIIVKAAIEDSEWVKTRLEPLTLIDEKRMATVSHGQLYQQRMACAYNKKVCPRNFEVGQLVLRRILPHHKEAKGKFAPNWKGSYIIKILFPEGALYLGDIEENDPEIAVNVYAVKTYYI, from the coding sequence ATGAAAAGTTGTCATTTGCATTGTTGTGATATCGCACAATTGTGCGCACATCAGGGGGCAACaccctatctattggtttatggcactgaagccgtaatacctgcagaagtcgAAATTCCTTCTCTCCGAATCATCGTTAAGGCTGCAATTGAGGAtagtgagtgggtcaagacccgtttAGAACCGTTAACCTTGATTGACGAAAAGCGGATGGCCACAGTTTCACACGGGcaattgtatcaacaaagaatggcatgtgcctacaacaagaaagtgtgtcctaggaactttgaagtggggcaactcgttttgagacgtattctccctcatcacaaggaagcaaaaggaaagttcgctcctaattggaaaggctcATACATTATCAAAATATTGTTTCCAGAAGGGGCGTTGTACCTAGGAGACATTGAAGAAAATGACCCTGAAATAGCTGTAAATGTATACGCAGTTAAAACGTATTACATTTAA